In Rhinoraja longicauda isolate Sanriku21f chromosome 6, sRhiLon1.1, whole genome shotgun sequence, the following proteins share a genomic window:
- the LOC144594745 gene encoding cleavage and polyadenylation specificity factor subunit 4-like: MQELIAGLQKMRFDFEIGLEQQRGILDVPFPDMDKSGSAVCEYFIKGECVKDHLCPFRHSYGEKSVVCKHWLRGLCKRGDQCEFLHEYDMTKMPRCFFYSKYGECNKRECPFLHIDSEVKTQDCPWYDEGFCKNGALCKNKHTRKVMCVNYLVGFCPEGTECNFSHPNNKFTEWNLESKMAIEKRQQPPSINWKCAGGEISSLVANMKYM; encoded by the exons ATGCAGGAACTgatagctggtttacaaaagatgaGATTTGATTTTGAGATTGGCCTGGAGCAGCAGAGAGGAATTCTGGATGTACCATTTCCTGACATGGACA AATCTGGTTCTGCAGTCTGTGAGTATTTTATTAAAGGTGAATGTGTTAAAG ATCATCTGTGCCCATTCCGCCACAGTTACGGTGAAAAGTCTGTCGTGTGCAAACACTGGCTCCGAGGACTGTGCAAAAGGGGGGATCAGTGTGAGTTTCTGCACGAATATGACATGACAAAAATGCCGCGCTGCTTCTTCTATTCAAAATACG GGGAATGCAATAAGAGAGAGTGCCCTTTTCTGCACATTGATTCAGAGGTGAAAACTCAAGACTGCCCATGGTATGACGAAGGATTCTGTAAAAATG GCGCTCTGTGCAAAAATAAACACACCAGGAAGGTCATGTGTGTGAATTACCTTGTTGGCTTCTGCCCCGAAGGAACAGAATGCAATTTTTCACA CCCAAATAATAAATTTACTGAATGGAACCTGGAATCAAAG ATGGCAATAGAAAAACGGCAACAGCCTCCAAGTATCAATTGGAAATGTGCCGGGGGAGAAATCTCATCTTTGGTTGCTAACATGAAGTACATGTGA
- the LOC144594561 gene encoding protein VCF1 — MLSDGRKRRRSCKDEESQPVPPPKRLSNNTLLQDLPRDSWDCESSSSDSSSIVSSSDRLNGHLPTEANLNWTKPGNSSTMLQFSDSIEQSAQGPYLQINQILKEAHFYSLHQRGHQT, encoded by the exons ATGTTATCAGACGGCAG GAAGCGAAGACGGAGCTGTAAAGATGAGGAAAGCCAGCCTGTCCCACCTCCAAAACGTCTCAGCAACAATACCCTGTTACAGGATCTACCAAGAGACAGCTGGGACTGCGAG TCCTCAAGCAGTGACAGCAGCAGCATTGTCAGTAGTTCCGACAGACTGAATGGACACTTACCGACTGAAGCTAATTTAAACTGGACCAAGCCAGGCAACAGCTCCACAATGCTTCAATTTTCTGATTCCATTGAACAGTCTGCACAAGGCCCATATCTGCAAATCAATCAGATCCTAAAAGAGGCACACTTCTATAGCTTGCATCAGCGTGGACATCAAACGTGA